The Pan troglodytes isolate AG18354 chromosome 8, NHGRI_mPanTro3-v2.0_pri, whole genome shotgun sequence genome window below encodes:
- the LOC134807045 gene encoding SH3 domain-binding protein 1-like: MKRLARPGASGWHRTPRTSPRAGLGRSRLDLRLVSKAAAGQARRGEATNPADNPTRIPSCVTDNAAGPSRTTTPDGLCDRSGAAQRALRRPKECGPLEDSLHSSSITALPPVAAGIPEDSGPGSTQSSSRPGNTSSSSRPPPPPPRRFLLRLPASFAPPRPRSASGPPAGQLLSGAPTQAHGSMKQEEEAERERSRPPQPRLGQEKSKTIFLLLSVMMH; encoded by the exons ATGAAGAGGCTGGCCCGGCCAGGGGCGAGCGGCTGGCACCGAACCCCGCGCACCTCGCCGCGCGCGGGGCTGGGCCGTAGTCGGCTCGATTTAAGGCTGGTATCCAAGGCTGCGGCCGGtcaggcgaggcgaggcgaggcgac CAACCCGGCCGACAACCCGACCCGGATCCCGAGCTGCGTCACGGACAATGCCGCGGGCCCGTCCCGGACTACGACTCCCGACGGGCTCTGCGACCGCTCCGGGGCGGCCCAGCGTGCACTGCGCCGGCCA AAGGAGTGTGGTCCACTGGAGGACTCCCTACATTCTTCCTCCATTACCGCACTGCCTCCGGTGGCTGCTGGGATACCGGAGGACTCGGGTCCCGGCTCGACTCAGTCTTCCAGCCGCCCGGGGAATACCTCTAGTTCTTcccggccgccgccgcctccgcccCGCCGCTTCCTCCTCCGCCTGCCGGCCTCCTTCGCCCCGCCGCGTCCGCGCAGCGCGTCCGGCCCGCCCGCAGGCCAGCTTCTCTCGGGAGCCCCCACCCAGGCGCATGGCTCCATGAAgcaagaggaggaggcagagcgCGAGAGGTCACGTCCGCCCCAGCCGCGTCTGGGCCAGGAGAAAAG CAAAACCATATTCCTGCTGCTGTCAGTTATGATGCACTGA